TAACCGTAATTACTGTATCTCCGTCCTTTAATTCATTACCATTTGCATCCATTACTTTTGTAGCAGTATCTTCCGCCTTTTCTTCCTTAAGGTCCTCTGGATTCCATTCATGAAAACATTCAGGACAAATCATTACACCATCGCTAGGATACGTAAATTCAGATTTGCATTTTGGGCATGGAGGTAGTTGAGACATATAGTAAAGTTAGTTTGTAAGAAAGGTAAAGGTAGTACTATTTTTAAGACTACCATTTACCCATAAACTATGCATAAAAACTCACTGTCTTTCTTAACCAACAACCGCATTGTTAATTAATAGTTTCCATAACCATTATTTGCACTTTTTATATTTATAGATTTATAAAAAATTACTGCATGTCACAAAAATCAAATTTACTACCAACAATTATATTAGGAGTTCTATTCTTTGTTTTCGGTTTTATAACCTGGATAAACGGTACACTCATACCCTACTTAAAAATTG
The Bacteroidota bacterium DNA segment above includes these coding regions:
- a CDS encoding alkylphosphonate utilization protein; this encodes MSQLPPCPKCKSEFTYPSDGVMICPECFHEWNPEDLKEEKAEDTATKVMDANGNELKDGDTVITVKDLPVKGALRPVKAGTKVKNIRLTDGDHNISCKIDGFGSMGLKSEFVRKA